TTGGATTGATAACAGCTTTATATACAAAACAGGTAGGAATTTCATCTACTTTAGATTAGCTTATCTACAACCTTGCAGAATGGCTGTCTGCATCTACTTGTAAATGGTAAAACATGTACTTTTCAAAGAGCTCTACTAATCTACGAGGTCTCACTCTATAACAAACATTAAACATTTGTCAGTTTCAGTTTTctatgaaataatttaatttttagatAAACAATTACTTTGTTGAAGATAGAAATGGTAGAACAAACCTTCATTTCTGCTGGCGTTACATTCTTTCCTGTTGCTGTCATAAATGCCAATGGACAGTAATTGTAAACAAAAGCATGTCTGAAGAACCTGAACGGATTCAAACATATGCCTTTGAAGAAGTTCCAGAACTTCCaaccactaatttctcttctcttacAGTTGAAACCCAGCACAGGTCTTTTAGGGCATTGTTTAGACGGGCATCTAACTTCCCCACTAATACCTAACCAGTCTCTCACTATCGTCACTTCACCAAATGGTACCTGAAAAGTTAAACGAAATGAACTAATCTTAATGTTCAATGTAACACTTTATAAACAGAACGTCTTCAGTACTTGAAAAGTGTCATCTCTCCCATTAAGAGGAGGATGGGGAAAGGGGGTGGGTCGAACGACTCACCCCAGTTTGCGACATACCCCATGGTCCAGGATTCATACCAAGAAATAAAATTTGCTTTTCTGAGTGGCAGAATTTATTTACAAATTGAGCATGGACATCAAAAGCGTAGTCCACAGGATTATAAATGTATTCGATTGGTGCCGAGAATGGTAATTCTGATAGCCTATTAGCTAATTCCTGGTGTATACTCAGTAACTTCTCTGGCACTGTGCTGTATGAATGGATAAGTTCATTATTCTTCGCCGTTTGTTGAAACTCGCGTTTTTCATGAATTACTGGTAAAAACAAATTTTCGGTCTCCGCTCTTGACCTGCCGCTGTCGTGCATGTCAAGGATACGTAGAGGCAGCGAGCGGCAGAAAATCTTTTGCGAATTAACAGAGTATAGGAATCTGTATAAAGCCCAATTCTTATTAGACTTATTCAGCCAACCGTTCAATGTTTAGCTCACGGAAGTACCGCGGAAACTTTTATGTCCTCAAACTTTCTCTTAAAACCACAAAGGCACCGTCGCGGATTCTCAATGTGACGAAGTGTCACAACTGTTTAACCTTGCATCCACTTCGGTGAAACCATCTGCACCACCTCCAAAACAAACACTGCAATTGACAGCGCTATTCGGGGAAATACAAAGATATTGCTGACAGCAAGTAATCTTTGGTTGTCATTTCCTACAACCATACAGATTACCGACTTTTACTACCGGTAAAGCGTTTGAAATTGGTTAGTGAATATATAAATAACATTACCCGACGCCTTTTTGAAATTATAAAATATGATTTACATtcaatattatttttgttattacacaGATCGGATATTACTTTCTCAAAGGATTTAGAAAAGGGTGTCAACAATGAAACACGTCGGTCATTGTTCACGTCTCTTCATATGTTCCAAAAGGCTTTAGCAAATACATATTTTAATttgtctggaaaaatgccctgtatcAGTGATGCAATACATATTGTGAATGGGCAGTACTtattgtgaccgagcgaggtggcgcagtggttagacactggactcgcattcgggaggacgacggttcaatcccgcgtccggccatcctgatttaggttttccgtgatttccctaaatcactccacgcaaatgccgggatggttcctctgaaagggcacggccgacttccttccctaatccgatgagaccgatgaccacgccgtctggtctccttccccaaaaccaaccaaccagtacttATTGTGAGAGAACGTGTGTTTGAGAAATACCGCCAATCaacattagtttttatttttaagaTAGTTTATAATGTAATTTAGGGACTACGTTAAAGTCACAGATCACTAAATCTTATGGAAGTTGCTGATCATACAACGTTGACTGTTTTGTAGATCTTATTAGtccattagtctttctccactTTAAAATTACCGCTAAGTAATATTATGAAAATTGGTAGTCTCCTTGTTATAATTGTATTAATATGAATTAAAAGTCTGTCGAGAGCATGATACTATTTTTCACTTATCCAGCAGCTATAGGAGTCTCTTTCAGAGCTCACTAAGATTCCCAAATACTTCATCTACCGATACTGACAGACTAAAGACAAGTGAGAGCTCTAAAAGAATGCTTAATACACTCAACAAATCTTGCTTACACGACTGATTCTATAACATCTCTTAACAAAAAACAACTAAGAAACAGCAAAAATATCTGGAACATCTGgtaaaatcttttaaatattcttgtaaaatattttattttattttatgtgatttTTATTTGGTCCTCTTAAATTACATTCTATACAAATCTGTACTTAACGTAGAACAACTCAGATGAATACAATAGTATACAGGCAAAAAGAAGATAAACAATATTGTAAACAATAtaaatacaatatatacaatattaAATTCAAGGTTTCAagaaaaacaacagtactgcagacaATACATATACAAGTTATACATTATTACACACACTGTCATACAAATTAAAACATTTATAATAAAAAAGATCTTACGCAAATCTTATTGCCTTAGAAATTCAtttaaattatatacagtatggagTATGAggaagttccccactagggtagccaattgctcacaaacagccattgataatatctttatagaaaagtccaatgaacaaaattatattacaaaaccaatagtcaatggcctctcacaccctgacatgcagttccttctgttaaatgttaatactgaacaggatataaaatctgttaaatctgagctcaagagagtaatcaataagccaaaaattgattattttaggacactcctcagagacattcactggactgatgtttactgtgctcatggcatgaatgaaaaatataacacttttgctaataaagtgcttaccttattcgaacactgttttcccccaaaacttaccaaggttagagcaaagtctacaaagaagtcaTGGATTActtaaggaataggggtatcttgtaaaacaaaaagaaaactgtatctgtcaatccgaaacagttccgatgttgatgctacagcacattgcaagaaagactgcaaaatattaaagactgtaatacagacatcgaagtaaatatattacaaggaaaagatagtcatatcagataacaaaataaagacaatataggatatagtgaaggaggagaccggtagaaccagacatgaagaggaacaaatagcattaagagtaaatgatacattggtgacagatgtttaTAGTGTTGCAcaacttttaacaaacattttataactgttactggtgttgtcaggttcggtagatgctgctatggaatacctcagaccaaacatttcaagtaacttccataatatgaatttgaccctcactaccccaacagaattactagtgggtatgatgaaataacaacaaagttaattaaagaatgtgattctgagctaagtaacatattaagctaacAGTGtagccagtcatttatcagtggaatatttcctgaatggttgaaatatgctgaatataagccactgtttaagaagggagataaagaaatagcatcaaatttccgtccaatttcactgttgccagcattctcaaaaattttagaaaaagtaatgtacaatcagctttatatccatcttatctcaaataatatactgtcaaagtcacacttTGGATTTATAAAGGGTTCACTtaaagtgaaaatgtgcttaattcattagacaaaaaattgcaagcatctggtatattttgtgatctgtgtaaatcacaatatccttttaagtaaattagaatattacagtgttacaggaaatgctacaaaatggttcaaatcttatatctctggcaggaaacaaagggtgttattaggaaatagacatgtatcaagctatcaggcatcatccaactgg
This Schistocerca nitens isolate TAMUIC-IGC-003100 chromosome 1, iqSchNite1.1, whole genome shotgun sequence DNA region includes the following protein-coding sequences:
- the LOC126252868 gene encoding single-strand selective monofunctional uracil DNA glycosylase isoform X1 — its product is MHDSGRSRAETENLFLPVIHEKREFQQTAKNNELIHSYSTVPEKLLSIHQELANRLSELPFSAPIEYIYNPVDYAFDVHAQFVNKFCHSEKQILFLGMNPGPWGMSQTGVPFGEVTIVRDWLGISGEVRCPSKQCPKRPVLGFNCKRREISGWKFWNFFKGICLNPFRFFRHAFVYNYCPLAFMTATGKNVTPAEMKVCSTISIFNKSSDRKMIDSLCERAFCKVLDLLHVDTIIAVGKYAEKSAASVTKANGLNHIKIVTILHPSPRNFNSKNWEEETKALLQKNDLMKFFCDT
- the LOC126252868 gene encoding single-strand selective monofunctional uracil DNA glycosylase isoform X2, which encodes MHDSGRSRAETENLFLPVIHEKREFQQTAKNNELIHSYSTVPEKLLSIHQELANRLSELPFSAPIEYIYNPVDYAFDVHAQFVNKFCHSEKQILFLGMNPGPWGMSQTGVPFGEVTIVRDWLGISGEVRCPSKQCPKRPVLGFNCKRREISGWKFWNFFKGICLNPFRFFRHAFVYNYCPLAFMTATGKNVTPAEMKVCSTISIFNKSSDRKMIDSLCERAFCKVLDLLHVDTIIAVGKYAEKSAASVTKANGLNHIKSWQLSYHTLVVDCQSYGKNILPLQVNVIK
- the LOC126252868 gene encoding single-strand selective monofunctional uracil DNA glycosylase isoform X4; its protein translation is MHDSGRSRAETENLFLPVIHEKREFQQTAKNNELIHSYSTVPEKLLSIHQELANRLSELPFSAPIEYIYNPVDYAFDVHAQFVNKFCHSEKQILFLGMNPGPWGMSQTGVPFGEVTIVRDWLGISGEVRCPSKQCPKRPVLGFNCKRREISGWKFWNFFKGICLNPFRFFRHAFVYNYCPLAFMTATGKNVTPAEMKVCSTISIFNKSSDRKMIDSLCERAFCKVLDLLHVDTIIAVGKYAEKSAASVTKANGLNHIKVNVIK
- the LOC126252868 gene encoding single-strand selective monofunctional uracil DNA glycosylase isoform X3; the encoded protein is MHDSGRSRAETENLFLPVIHEKREFQQTAKNNELIHSYSTVPEKLLSIHQELANRLSELPFSAPIEYIYNPVDYAFDVHAQFVNKFCHSEKQILFLGMNPGPWGMSQTGVPFGEVTIVRDWLGISGEVRCPSKQCPKRPVLGFNCKRREISGWKFWNFFKGICLNPFRFFRHAFVYNYCPLAFMTATGKNVTPAEMKSSDRKMIDSLCERAFCKVLDLLHVDTIIAVGKYAEKSAASVTKANGLNHIKIVTILHPSPRNFNSKNWEEETKALLQKNDLMKFFCDT
- the LOC126252868 gene encoding single-strand selective monofunctional uracil DNA glycosylase isoform X5; translation: MHDSGRSRAETENLFLPVIHEKREFQQTAKNNELIHSYSTVPEKLLSIHQELANRLSELPFSAPIEYIYNPVDYAFDVHAQFVNKFCHSEKQILFLGMNPGPWGMSQTGVPFGEVTIVRDWLGISGEVRCPSKQCPKRPVLGFNCKRREISGWKFWNFFKGICLNPFRFFRHAFVYNYCPLAFMTATGKNVTPAEMKIVTILHPSPRNFNSKNWEEETKALLQKNDLMKFFCDT